AAGATAATGACCAAAAGTTCCTAGCAGAGTGGATAAATAACTACATGGTCCAAAAAGAATGAAATAGGTCTGATATGTAACAGATACCACTCTTTGGGATTATAAGACTTGAAAAATTATTCGAGACTAAATCAGAACTCTATAAGCATGCTTATTTCAAGGTAGAGTTGAATTCTAAGGCAAGTGGCGATAAAATTCTGATTAATCAATTGACCAAAGGTTCACTAACTAGCATTACACCAGATAGACTTACATTGGTGCCTTCAAAGCTCCAGATTCCATAGACTGGAAGACTCGTGATACGATATTCGTTGTATTGGGAGAGTTTTCAACAGGGAAAGTAAAGAGAAGCAAGCCACTCTTTGTTAGCTTAACCAATGACATGAGAGAATTGTGTTCTTCATTTGCTAATTTAAGATCCTCAACATTTGGATTTTCACCTAAACAAGGcacagaaagagaaaagaaagacaagaccataagccaaaaaaaaacaagaatttgaaTATGCTCAAATCCGCAAATGAAAGTTACCTGTTTCCTGCAAGGCATCATTCTCAAGAGGTACAGTCTTCTCTCCGCCTTCCTCTGTCTCTTGTGcacaaactttttgttttttggatgCAGTAGAGTTTAGAACTTCAGGTTTCTCCTCATGCATGGACCCAATATACTgaacaaatcaaaagtttgATTTCCGTGAGACAAGCTGAACATTAGAGAACCCCCACCACTGCACTTATAATCACTTTCGTTTCAAATATAGTGTTTCTCTACCACAATTGGTTATCAATCACTCTGAGTTATCTTCTAAATGAAGgaacaaaaatccaaacttttgCCTCACTAATGATGGAGAATTGTGACGATACCTTTCCAAGGATGGACATGACCTCTTTAGTAGCACTTTTCTCCCTTTCTGATAACAAGTGAAAATCAGAAATAGTTTAACTTCAATCCCTCAATTCGACTCTCGTTTAGTCCAATACACAGATTCCACAAGTCATAAACTCGGAGACAATAAAGGAATTCGAGAAATTGAAGGTCATGTCGCAAAACGAAATTAACACATAGAAACTAAAAAGGATGATACAAAAGAGTATTGTAAAGAAGATCATACTGATGTTGCAGGTGACGAGGAATCCGGAATGAGAATGATGAAGCAGAGAAGAGGGAGCTTTGTAGTCGAATCGAGGGATGCTTATGATGCTGGAGTGTTGCTCCCATGGAGTCAATGTTTCAGCTTCctctcctctttctcttttttcacaCACAGTCTCTTCCTCTATTGTTCTTCCAACATCGTCTACTTCTTCTACAGCAGCCATCGTTACTCTCTCTacctctctgtctctctcaaAGCCAGAGTtaggccaaaaaaaaaaaaaaaaaaagaaagacattgAGCCTTATATGATTCAGCGATTCGGAAAGTGCGGTAGCGTTTTAAAACCCTGAAACGCGACGTTTAGAGAACGCAACTTCAAAACAGCTAAACCCTGAAGCTTACCAGACCAGAGACAGACCAATAGAACATCATACGAGGTCCAATTCGATCCTCTCAAGAGTCTGCGAGTCTGTGAGGGGGAAGAGATGCAGTTTCTTGCGCGGAATCTAGTTCGGAGAGTATCGAGAACTCAGGTAATGCTCCCAATTCATGTTTTCTTCGTAATTTGCCTCCTCCTTGTTGGGATTGTTCATTACCATACTCTGTTCCTGAAgacttgtatatatttgaGGATTAAAGATCGAATTTTTTGGGTTCCCTCCAAGTGCATAGATCTTCTGTACCATAAAGTTTCATCTTTTGAATGGGAATTGACTTTCTATAAAGTTTGCAGAAATTTTGAGACTTGATTTCGGAGACTACTTCACCTCCGATGCTAATAACTTGTGTTTCATCAACTGATACTGTTTCTACATGTGCTTTAAAATCTACTGAGAGACatgttctttttaaaatggGGTTTCAGGTCGTTAGTCGAAATGCATATTCAACCCAAACGGTCAGAGACATTGGTCAGCCAACTCCAGCATCTCATCCTCATGTAACTCTCATGTGCTATATGTTCTCTTGGATTTGCAAATGCTATTTATATGCTCAGATGGTTCGCTCTTCCCCATCAGTTAATGGCAGAAGGAGAGGTCACACCAGGAATAAGAATTGAGGAATACATTGGTAGAAGGAAGAAACTTGTGGAGCTTCTCCCTGAGAATAGTTTAGCCATCATTTCGTCAGCCCCCGTGAAGATGATGACTGACGTTGTTCCATATACGTTCAGACAAGATGCTGATTATTTGTATCTAACTGGCTGCCAGCAACCAGGTGGTGTGGCTGTTTTAAGTGATGAACGCGGTTTATGCATGTTCATGCCGGAATCAACTCCTAAGGTATGATGATTTCTTAGTACATGAGTTTTTGTATACAGAGTGGTTTTGATTTCTGTATAGCAGTTTATAAGAATTGATTTGTCATGTAGGATATTGCTTGGGAAGGAGAAGTTGCTGGAGTTGATGCAGCGTCCGAGGTCTTCAAGGCAGATCAAGCATATCCGATAAGCAAATTACCCGAGGTAGCTTATATTTCTTCCCTAAGTGGCCTCTCTTTTAAATTTTCCTATGTTGTAGACTTTATTACTTTTGTAACGCgagatttgttttatttttcacgtTCTTTATGTACAGATTCTTTCAGACATGATAAGACATTCTTCAAAAGTGTTTCATAATGTTCAATCGGCCTCGCAAAGATACACAAACTTGGATGACTTTCAAAATTCAGCATCTCTTGGCAAAGTGAAAACTCTTTCAAGTTTAACACATGAGCTGAGGTTAATTAAATCACCTGCAGAACTCAAATTGATGAGAGAGTCTGCATCAATTGCGTGCCAGGTATTCCTGTATTCCAACAAAGCCATTGTTATGCTTAgaaaatttctgtttttagcttttttagTACAACTGAGATGCTAGAGAGTAACTGGAAATTTAAGATGTTGGAGAAATTTACAAGAGATAATGGGGAAAGTTGGTTAAGTTGATAACTTTTGCAGACaattgtgtgtgtatatagtGAATTTAATCTCAAGAATTGATCTGACAAAGTGACGAACACACCCATAAAAAGCTCCCAAGCCATGGCCTGATGGGACAATTTTGGTTGAGGGTGTTTTATTGTGATTGGAGGCTCATGAAAGCAATGCCTTGCTCAATGATATGTGAAAGTGaatatattagaaattttaCGTTTGTCTTGTGGCCAAAGTGCTAAGGAAAAGGAACATAGAGCCAATAAAACGTCATGAACCATTTTCTACatatttgttgaaaataaTAGCTATTACAGACAATGAGCGTATGGAGTGATTTTGATCTTTTCATCCTCAGGGTCTTCTGAAAACAATGTTACATTCAAAGGGGTTTCCTGATGAAGGCATCTTATCAGCCCAGGTTGAATATGAGTGCCGGGTAAGAGGTGCTCAGCGAATGGCGTAAGTCTCGACAATTATTCCATGAATAAATATGTGATTCAGGGTCTATTACAATAAGTATTTCCTAGTATTCTTATTCTAGTGACAAGAAAAATGACATGATTTATTCCTCAGGTTCAATCCTGTAGTCGGTGGTGGTTCAAATGCCAGTGTTATTCACTATTCACGAAATGATCAGCGTGTAAGTTTGACAAAACCCTATTTGATTGCTAGTACAGAGATGTTCCTGAAACCAgtatcttctttttataattatctGCAGATTAAAGATGGTGATCTTGTCTTGATGGACATGGGTTGTGAGTTACATGGTTATGTTAGTGATCTTACTCGGACATGGCCACCTTGCGGAAAATTCAGTTCTGTTCAGGTTGATGTTTCTGCTGTCtcatctttcatctttttttgtctgGTAGTTCAATATTCTTCTGTTTACGTTTGTGCTTTGCCGGTGGTGTTTGTATGATGCAAACGAGAGATAAACCTTACTTACTATCTCATTCTCTACTACCAAACTTCTTACTTTTTTCTGAGATATACGTTTCACAGGCTAGCTTTTTCcttataatattgatttagGAAATCTTCAGAATTTGGACATGTGCAGgttacatagttttttttggtgaccTTCGCTCGATTTCACAATTATGTTACACAGATGAAAAGTAACTGTACAGCTGCTTTCTTAAAACTTTCTCTATCAAAATATTgacatttgtgttttttccaGGAAGAGCTATATGATCTTATACTTCAGACAAACAAAGAATGCATAAAACAATGCAAGCCTGGTACAACCATCCGCCAACTAAACACATATTCGGTAATTACAAACTATCTTAAGCCGTGTCTTTGTACTTAAGATGtatcaaacacacaaaatgtACCGTTTACTCTTAACAGGTTTGCTATGATGTGAAAATATTATTCTACTTCTGTCGAAGGCTTGTTAGCAAATATTTCAGAAGCTAAAATGGATCAGAGATTTCATACATACCatttcgacaaaaaaaaaaaaaaaaaaaaaaaagatttcataaATACCATCAGAAAACTTAAAAGCTTTGTttgcaaacaaaattatgtttggaCTCAGATGATGCTTTGTGGTTTGCAGACCGAGTTGTTGTGTGATGGACTGATGAAGATGGGCATCCTGAAAAGTCGTAGACTGTATCACCAGCTGAATCCGACCTCCATAGGTATGCATTATTGAACCTCGATCACATTAACTTATTTGCAATTTTTGTCGATGAAATACAATCAACTAAGGCTGATTGACGTGTAGATGGTAAAATCCTTGTTATTGTCCCGCATTATGctgtataaaagttataatataaccaaaatatactGTATGGTTGGGGAAAAACTTATCTAACAGAGCTCTCTTCTGGTTAATAAAAAGGCCACTACCTTGGGATGGATGTGCATGATTCTTCTGCTGTGGGATATGACCGTCCTTTGCAACCTGGTTTTGTAAGTAATACTACTCTCTCGAGTCTTAGTTTTTATAAGCAACCCAAACTCAGGCTAATAAGATCTTCACTTTTCTACATACCCCCTGCCTCAAACACTCTGCTTGTTGATGCTAGTCCATTAAAACCGATATGTGCCCTTAGAATCTTGATCGTAGAAGTTTATGTATTTGTCATGTGATGCCATTGGGGTCCTTACGTTTGAGACAAATGGTTTGATGGTGCTATCAATAGAATCTAAATTACATCAAATGACTGGCTTTGGTGTTTGCTAGATAATGATCTTTCAGACTCTCGATGTCAACTTATGATCGCTGTTTGGACAGGTGATTACGATTGAGCCAGGAGTCTATATTCCATCTTCATTTGACTGCCCTGAAAGGTACACATGCTCTCTTTAGACTAACTTCATGTAAAAGCGTGGTTTTGTAGGAAAGTTTGCAGCCAACAAGTATCAAACTGTGTAGATCTGAGTGGTTTGACTGCAAATCGACCGCAGGATATGACATTGATCTATCGACCATGGTTAAGTGACTTTACTATTGAAATTTCTCATTGCAGATTCCAAGGGATTGGGATAAGGATCGAGGATGACGTACTGATCACTGAGACGGGCTACGAAGTGCTCACAGGGTCAATGCCTAAGGAGATCAAACACATAGAGACATTGTTGAATAATCACTGCCATGATAACTCTGCGCGAACTTCGCCAGTTTCTCTTTGCAAGGTTAAAGGCTTGCATACGAACCGTAACCCAAGAAGATTGTTTTGAATTAAACATCATTGATAATAATTCAAACGTAAACTCCTGTTCCTTGCGTTTGACTCATAGAATGTATCAAAGCATTTTGAAGAAATCTTACGCATTCTGAAGTGTGGAATTTGTAAatagcaaaaccaaaagacatCGAGTTACTACGAGAAAGGTCACATATCACAATCAATAAGTTAGGAGTTGGAACACTTATAGTTATGTGAACTTTAGTCTTTATTGGTTATGGTTGCTTTTATGatagaagaaataaataatgcACTATACAGTAAATAGTATATGTCATCCTTAACACGTAACACTAAACGCCCAAGAAATAGATGTTCTATTcgattaaaatcatataaaaaataattgaggAGGCCGTCGGTTACTGGTTAGCAGGTGGAGAGAATGTGAAATGATAGGCACTGCATTTATATGGACGGGGCCATGCACCACATCAcaataatcatcatcattaataTTGTGATGATGATAGCCATATGAACGATCATGTAAGAGATATATGGT
This sequence is a window from Arabidopsis thaliana chromosome 1 sequence. Protein-coding genes within it:
- a CDS encoding Metallopeptidase M24 family protein (Metallopeptidase M24 family protein; FUNCTIONS IN: metallopeptidase activity, manganese ion binding, metalloexopeptidase activity, aminopeptidase activity; INVOLVED IN: proteolysis, cellular process; EXPRESSED IN: 18 plant structures; EXPRESSED DURING: 10 growth stages; CONTAINS InterPro DOMAIN/s: Peptidase M24B, X-Pro dipeptidase/aminopeptidase P N-terminal (InterPro:IPR007865), Peptidase M24, structural domain (InterPro:IPR000994), Peptidase M24, methionine aminopeptidase (InterPro:IPR001714); BEST Arabidopsis thaliana protein match is: Metallopeptidase M24 family protein (TAIR:AT4G29490.1); Has 30201 Blast hits to 17322 proteins in 780 species: Archae - 12; Bacteria - 1396; Metazoa - 17338; Fungi - 3422; Plants - 5037; Viruses - 0; Other Eukaryotes - 2996 (source: NCBI BLink).), giving the protein MLRWFALPHQLMAEGEVTPGIRIEEYIGRRKKLVELLPENSLAIISSAPVKMMTDVVPYTFRQDADYLYLTGCQQPGGVAVLSDERGLCMFMPESTPKDIAWEGEVAGVDAASEVFKADQAYPISKLPEILSDMIRHSSKVFHNVQSASQRYTNLDDFQNSASLGKVKTLSSLTHELRLIKSPAELKLMRESASIACQGLLKTMLHSKGFPDEGILSAQVEYECRVRGAQRMAFNPVVGGGSNASVIHYSRNDQRIKDGDLVLMDMGCELHGYVSDLTRTWPPCGKFSSVQEELYDLILQTNKECIKQCKPGTTIRQLNTYSTELLCDGLMKMGILKSRRLYHQLNPTSIGHYLGMDVHDSSAVGYDRPLQPGFVITIEPGVYIPSSFDCPERFQGIGIRIEDDVLITETGYEVLTGSMPKEIKHIETLLNNHCHDNSARTSPVSLCKVKGLHTNRNPRRLF
- a CDS encoding Metallopeptidase M24 family protein (Metallopeptidase M24 family protein; FUNCTIONS IN: metallopeptidase activity, manganese ion binding, metalloexopeptidase activity, aminopeptidase activity; INVOLVED IN: proteolysis, cellular process; LOCATED IN: mitochondrion; EXPRESSED IN: 18 plant structures; EXPRESSED DURING: 10 growth stages; CONTAINS InterPro DOMAIN/s: Peptidase M24B, X-Pro dipeptidase/aminopeptidase P N-terminal (InterPro:IPR007865), Peptidase M24, structural domain (InterPro:IPR000994), Peptidase M24, methionine aminopeptidase (InterPro:IPR001714); BEST Arabidopsis thaliana protein match is: Metallopeptidase M24 family protein (TAIR:AT4G29490.1); Has 16476 Blast hits to 16448 proteins in 2755 species: Archae - 330; Bacteria - 11247; Metazoa - 589; Fungi - 576; Plants - 221; Viruses - 0; Other Eukaryotes - 3513 (source: NCBI BLink).); the encoded protein is MQFLARNLVRRVSRTQVVSRNAYSTQTVRDIGQPTPASHPHLMAEGEVTPGIRIEEYIGRRKKLVELLPENSLAIISSAPVKMMTDVVPYTFRQDADYLYLTGCQQPGGVAVLSDERGLCMFMPESTPKDIAWEGEVAGVDAASEVFKADQAYPISKLPEILSDMIRHSSKVFHNVQSASQRYTNLDDFQNSASLGKVKTLSSLTHELRLIKSPAELKLMRESASIACQGLLKTMLHSKGFPDEGILSAQVEYECRVRGAQRMAFNPVVGGGSNASVIHYSRNDQRIKDGDLVLMDMGCELHGYVSDLTRTWPPCGKFSSVQEELYDLILQTNKECIKQCKPGTTIRQLNTYSTELLCDGLMKMGILKSRRLYHQLNPTSIGHYLGMDVHDSSAVGYDRPLQPGFVITIEPGVYIPSSFDCPERFQGIGIRIEDDVLITETGYEVLTGSMPKEIKHIETLLNNHCHDNSARTSPVSLCKVKGLHTNRNPRRLF
- a CDS encoding uncharacterized protein (unknown protein; Has 73 Blast hits to 71 proteins in 26 species: Archae - 0; Bacteria - 0; Metazoa - 5; Fungi - 11; Plants - 54; Viruses - 0; Other Eukaryotes - 3 (source: NCBI BLink).), which produces MAAVEEVDDVGRTIEEETVCEKRERGEEAETLTPWEQHSSIISIPRFDYKAPSSLLHHSHSGFLVTCNIKREKSATKEVMSILGKYIGSMHEEKPEVLNSTASKKQKVCAQETEEGGEKTVPLENDALQETGENPNVEDLKLANEEHNSLMSLVKLTKSGLLLFTFPVENSPNTTNIVSRVFQSMESGALKAPIWCHRIFPVQATCGLTEKELRETVSKLVQRFVNDKDNTLSKPVKFAAGYQRRGAEETKGKIRKDASDVLVQCPLLDRIKCFETVAAGVKDIVPDSVVDLKSPELCVLVELLPLSRISSGSFVAAVSVLPHRLVSTKPKLCIKPLVPESKHKKGPN